The Arctopsyche grandis isolate Sample6627 chromosome 10, ASM5162203v2, whole genome shotgun sequence genome window below encodes:
- the LOC143917866 gene encoding chromobox protein homolog 3-like, whose translation MGRQRNKSGSSSPVGTDSDGSAPDEFVVERVLDKRTQRGKVQYLLKWKGYKEEESTWEPQENLDCENLILAYEEARKEKESTGKKTEEKKPEKRKSEAESKDSAKRRKAVVSDDDDKKSKTSEKSDKKKSDDSKKKKIVSASSSDDEKLTEKKAKADKKVDNDKTKKTGFARGLKAEKIIGASDASGQLMFLIKWANSEDAELVPAKVANLKCPQEVIAFYEERLTWHSQADQE comes from the exons ATGGGCCGACAAAGGAACAAGTCTGGATCGAGCAGTCCGGTTGGAACCGACTCTGACGGCTCCGCGCCGGACGAGTTCGTCGTCGAGAGGGTTCTCGACAAGAGGACTCAAAGGGGGAAG GTGCAGTACCTTCTCAAGTGGAAGGGCTATAAGGAGGAGGAGAGTACATGGGAACCTCAGGAGAATCTCGATtgcgaaaatttaatattagcgTACGAAGAGGCGAGAAAGGAAAAAGAGTCGACG GGCAAGAAGACCGAGGAAAAGAAACCCGAGAAGAGGAAGAGCGAGGCGGAGAGTAAAGACTCGGCGAAGCGAAGGAAAGCGGTGGTGTCGGACGACGacgataaaaaatcaaaaacgtcTGAGAAATCCGATAAGAAGAAATCGGACGACTCCAAAAAGAAGAAGATAGTGAGCGCGTCGTCTTCCGACGACGAAAAGCTCACCGAGAAGAAAGCAAAGGCGGACAAGAAAGTCGACAATGATAAAACTAAAAAGACGGGCTTCGCCAGGGGATTGAAAGCGGAAAAGATCATCG GAGCTTCGGATGCGAGCGGCCAGTTGATGTTTTTGATCAAGTGGGCAAATTCGGAGGACGCAGAGTTGGTGCCGGCCAAAGTCGCCAATCTCAAGTGTCCGCAGGAAGTGATCGCCTTCTACGAGGAGAGACTAACTTGGCATTCTCAAGCAGACCAGGAATAA